The nucleotide sequence CAGTGTTTAAAACTAACATAATCAGCTAGACTGCCTGCTAAAGGAATACAGTAAACTACTTAATTGCCCTTTCCTCTTGAGGAAAAATTAACCAAAAGTCAGGTTCTCAGTGTAAATACTCCTGCATGCTGTTTCTCATAAGTCTTTAGCTCTTCTCCTTTTATTATTAAACCTTTTCATTGTGGGCTTGTTCAAGTCAACACTCTTGAATGAGGGCATGGGAATATCTTTACTATTTATGGACTAAAAGCCAGTTCTCGCTCTGAATTCCAGGAAGCAAACAGAACAAATTACAATTATCATATTAGCATCCTACCACATGTATTTAGTCCTCAGTCCAGTTCCAGGTATCATTTGTCTCCCACTGTAGTTGAGATATAGTTTTCTTGGTAAGTGGGTCAAAAGGAAGGTCTTTGCTCAAGCAGATTCTGTGCAATAGCTTCAGTTGTTAAATCCTTTAAGGAGACAAGACTTAATCTTTACAAGCTGACTGATCCAGTGGCTGGTGTCACACATCACATCCATACACCCATTTGTAAAGGCAGTCCCGTAGGAGATAAGCACTTTGGTTAGAATACTGTCAACAAAGCATATGGGTATCCAGGAACTTGCTACATTTTGGGAAGTATCCCTTTGGCAACCCCGAGAATAGCTCAGTTGattagagcatggtgctaaaTAACATCAGGCTTGTGGATTCAATCCCTGTATGGGCTGTTTGCTTAAGAGTTGGACTTCATGATTTTGTGGATCCCTTCGAACTCAGAATATTCAGTGTTCTGGAAATAAACTGTTAACACTATttcatctggttttgtttctgtagaAGTAAAAGTGATTTCTGTGCTGCCCATTTTGGTAGGGTTTGTCACCTAGACTGAAGGGTTAAATCATCTTTTCATGGTTAGTGAGAACTTGCAGAGAAGTCATTGATATTCAAACTGAcagttagaaaaataataaaatacctGCTACAGGACCTATTAGTCCAAATAGTTAAAGAATTCTTTTTTGTCAAAGGCAAACTAAAAGCCTTTGAACATTAAAGAACAGAGCTAAGATGACAATGGCCTCTTGCCTCTAATCAGTATTACTAAATTTGGCCCTAATTAATAATTGACCTTAGCTTTTTGATATTCCATAGTGCAGTTGCTTGTCTTGTGGTGTACAAAGGGAATGTCTTGCTGTGCTTCCATGGTGAAATGCAATAGTTGGGTGGTTCCAGTGCTCTTTAGGGCACCAGTCAGGTTTCTTGTATGTTCTGCAGACCTGCAGAGGTGCTCGACTGCATAGGTCCAGTGGGGAAGGAAATGAATACACAGACTGTGAAGTTCCTGCAGTATTAAGAATAGTATTGGTTTCAAGGGATTGGGGAAGTTTATCTGAGTACTGCTGAACTTGCATTGCTTTAGAAAATCCTGTTCTCTCCTTAACCGTTTTTTTCAAGACCTAGTTTGGATacaatatttacatttcagcCTGTTTATAGTGGTCTGAATTGTGATTAACTGATTAACTGAAGTCTGACTGCTGTGATCAAGTCAGAGTAAGACAGAAAATGAACTGAAAGTCAAACTTGCTCAGAAAACACTTGTGCCGTGTTTTGCAAAGTGGTGCTCTTGAATGTGTTTTGCAATGTTTTGTCCTTGAACAGTTCCAAATGTCCTGTCCTTCATGTTTGAAGCTGCAAATTCTTCCCCCGCCACAAAAAGAATCAAATCAGCCATTCCTGTAGTTGACTTCAGCATTGTACCGTTTAGTAGTTGAAGCTTATGGTGGAGTCATGACTAAACACTGACTCAGTGGGGGTGTGTTTACGGATGCATAATCAGCAGTAATTCTCTATTTCTCTACTACGACAAATCTTGCATAACACTGCAAGTCTGCCCTAACTATAGTAAATTGTGGTTTTAAAACCCATTCTAGACCCTGCTACCAGTTAGGTATTCTCAGACTCCTctacaaagaataaaaacacagtGATTCAACTGACCATTTTTCTGTTCTACAGCCTGGGTACTGCATCCTCACAAGCATTACCTGTTCTTTCAAGCAGTAATTCAGAAGAAGATAACTGGAAGGCTAAGAATTTCCGAGGACACTGATTAGGTGGACAGAGAAGTAGAATGGCTTGGATGAGAGAAACTTCCAAAGCAAGGAAAGTGGATTTACTCTTGAGCAGCTGTGTTTTTTCTGTAGAGGTTTGTAATTAATCTAGGTTCAAGAGGCTGGTCTAAAGGTACTGAACTAGTTTGGCATTGATATCTGTTACTGTGTAAGTAAAATAACCAAGTTTCTGAATAGTGCTTCTTATTAATATATTAGTTTAACTGGTGACTTGCCCTCCTTTTATTTTAGTGCATACAGTGCAAGCCTTGATTGTCATGTTTTAGATTGCACTCTAGTACAGTGCAGAACAGACCAAATCAAATGGAACAATGACTAATCTTTATAGGACAGATGGCTGTAGTCCAGGTAGGCATGTGATGCCAGGGAGTTTTGATACGTGTTTATTTTTAGATGGCTTGCTGAAAAAGTGTCAGCTTGAACTTTAGAGCAGTCTggtctctgctgcttttcatctgGGGAAATAAATGATGCAGCAGAGGTTTATGTCTCTAACAGTAAGGgaggtattttatttaaagttttttcACTTGGTAAAGCAATGCGAGTTGCACTACTGGAGGCTGTTTTAACAAGTGCCTAATCCAAATACCCTGTGGAGCTGTAACACTGAGTAAAGGGCCAGAAGTTGCTATTGTTGCTCTAACTTCTTACATAAAAAGGATGAAGAAGCCCTAACCTTCTAGTCAAGGTATAAGAACAAGTGTTCTACCAACTGAATACAGGTCCATGGTTTGGTTATTTCTTTAGAATCCAATTCAAAATCTGTGTTATGTGCCAGAAGTTTCTCCCATATGACAGTATAGTTTGTGTTGGCCACAAAGCCTATTTGAAAGTATAACTATAAGCTAGTGTATAGCAACTTTACTCtaaaatccagaagaaaatgaagctaTATATTAAGTGGTTTAGAGCTGCCTCTAGACttgaaaataaagctttagagatttttttctatagGCCTAAGCTGTAGCACCCTCTAAGTGTTAAGATATGCTGCAGATTAATGAATGGGAGTTGGAAGCCTTTCTATAGCTTTTAGTGGCTACTTAGGAGTGTTGTGTTACTGTTCCAGTAAAACTGGAAATATGAAGAGAATTTTTTGCTACTTTGTATGCTCACTTTTAAGGTAGTtaatttactgctttttttcttgtgtatttGTAGTATAGGGATGCTAGACAGTCTCTAGCTCAAAAAGCATATTAAAAGTTTagtttttgatgaaaaattagCAACTTCAGCaattcactgaaatttttttatCCCCATTTGACTATAGCTGATAGATGTCAGTAATGGTGCTAAAGCATCAACTTAATGTGATCCCTCTTCAGTCATTCCTAATGAGAAATGAGTAAGAACATTACAGTAGGTCAAATCAGAGCTGTATGGCTGTTGCGCCTTGAATTGTGTAAAAGTAGCAATCCCTTCTCTTTCAAATCAATATTTGGTATTTCACAGGAGGCTTTGACTAGCTAACCCAAATCTAGTTACTAGTTCTTTCTGGGTGTTCTAAAAGTCTTTGTCCAAATGTGTCCTCAAAGCAGgctccattttttatttttggcttctGAGCATGGAGCCTGAAGAATTAAGAATCACTAAGCAGTCTCTTTTTCTTGGCTCACCCTATTCAGAGTCTTTTAACCGTAGCATACCATAATTCAGCTGTTTATTATATTGTTGAACTTGTTCAGATGATGATAGATGCTTTTTGGCAAAAATACGGACATCCCTATGCTCATTTTTCAGAGAGCAACTCTGGACTCAAAGCCCTGGATTTGGAAAAGGTTATGATAGTCTCTGTCATTATGTTGCTATTAGGATTTCACTGTCTTGGTCTTCAAGGTAGAAAACATCCTGGCCCCATAGCTCCAGTACTGCAGAGTGGGAAGCTCAAAAGTTCTTGGTATAGTTTAATTCAGCATTGTTTAAAACTTGCATGGTCAGATCTTTCAGTGTTCtcttaactttattttttttttaatatgacaTATCTTCAGTAGATCTGGACACCAAATGGAGAAGAGGGAAGATAAAACTCTGTTTTGATCAAAAGGACTGAAACTTAGAAAAATAACAGTCTCTAGTCTGACATTTTGCAGTGGGGAAAGAGCTTTGCTTCAGTTATATACCCACCAAAAATCTAAACTTCTGGAAACTGAAGTTTAAGgcatgttttccttctttcttgcttttcataATTGTAGGAAATTGAGAGGTAGCTGCTTATGTCGAGTCGGGAAGGAAACAAACCACTGGCAAGGTTTCTGCAATAACAGTGGACTGCTGGAGCCAGTTTCTTGTACTAAAGGACAGCAGGCTCTTATGTTAAGAAAAtcataatgcttttttttatcCACCCTGAGTGCTATTTACTGTGGTACCCCAGAGCTCCCTTTGACTGTAAATGTAGTCAAAGGGTGTAGGCTCTTGACAAAGATTACAGCTTGCACAAGACAGTCAAGATGCTTGAATTTAGCTTCTGAGAGTCAAAGCCACAAACTTTTATCAAAAGTGAGCTGTGTGCTTTCTTTCACTctattttaatggaaatagaGTTCTCTCAAGGCTACCATAACCTACTTGAGAAGATAACATCAAAGTAGGTGCTGTGGCAACAGTGCAGCTTTATTCTCAGTCTGTTAGGAGTGGGAGACATGGGcaatgcagtgctgctgctgagtgttATGGTGGCAGATGAAGAAATTAGCCAAATTTACCTCAAACTATGCTGAGCAACAACATCTGGGGAGTTTGCTATTGTGGGGATGGACTGGACTACAGTGTCACACAATCTTGTGGACTGTCAGCATGCACTTTGAAGGAACCCAAATGCTATTTGCATTTGATTTATGTCTGGAAACAAATTTTTAGGAGCAAGTCTGACTATTTGCAAGACTTTTCCACTCAGTGGATGAGCTAGTCTAAAAACTAAGACTTAAAAATActtagaattattttattaatttaaactaattataaacaaataaattagtgtcattttcctcctgcatttAAGATAATTTGTTTACCGGAATGGCTGCATTGATGACTGTATCTGAAGCTGAATGGACAGTAATGACTAGTACTCAAACTACTTGCATTCTTCTTGTGAAATTCTCTTCACTTGCATACAGAAACACTTTTTCAGCTTCTAACTGGGCAGAGCTTGTGGAGTGACTGTACTAAGAGCTGGAAGACTGTTACCTGCTTATCTAAGCCACTGTCTTAGGATTGTCATTTGCTTCTGAGGTGAACTGGGAATCTCCTGAATTTAGAGTCAGGCTCAAAGTTGAATATGTTATGGTGACGTAGATGAAGCTGAAGAAACATGCTTCCTGGGAACACGGATTTTGCCCTGAAGTCTGTTAGTAAGGAACCACTGCTTCCCATTTCTAGTTTGTTGAGCACTAGCCAAATGACTGTAGAAAGTTTGTTTGGCATCTGAGTGGAGAAATGCAGGAGTGACTTAAGGATCTGAGTTTGTTACCTGTTGTTTAATTATGTAATGTAACTTGGCACCAATTTGGACAATATTTATTCTGGTGTACTGGCTGACCAATAACTGCCCCAGCAGAATAAAGGCTGATTGACAGCTGTCAGAGAAAGCCTAATGGTGTCTACATACAGTCTAATAAAGAGACAGTGCTACACAAAATCTGTCTTGAATTTCTGTGGCTTTGGATTTTGGGCTGTGTGTGACTTCTGCAGAACTGGTTTGTTTGTCCTTCTGCAACAATGCTTTATCTGCAGTTCTAGTTAGTGATTTATAGTTGTCTAACATCTTGGGTGATCCCTAATCATTTCAGGTTGAGGGCTTGCATTCAAACTGCTAAGCAGAATGATTTTGCACTAAGaagctgttgatttttttttcaataaatggTGTAATTATTACACAGCTGAAGAAAGAATTGCTGCAGAAATTGTGCTGAAATTATTACAGGAAtgagctgtgctccaggggctgTTCTATGTTTCTTGCTGTCATGAGTTTTGTGAGAGTCGACTTAGCAGCTCAGCAGGCCAGAAAGTTGACATTATAATGCTGAATAAACATGAGCAGAAATGCTCATAAAAATGAAACTAGCCTGACTTCAAGTTTTGTTCCTTACTCTGTTCTAGCAGGCAGCCAAAGCACAGGAGGCGCTCAGAATAGCTGGTGGCACCTTAGTGACTGAACAAATATAACTCAACATAAAATGTCAAGCAGAGAATAACATTTTTGATAGCCTGCATGGTCTTGAAATGACAATTTAATAGAAGATGAGTTTCTGTTGGCTCTTCAGGATTGTCTCCTTCTACCAAATTCTTGCCCAGTGAAAGTCCATGCTTCAGGAGGTGTCTGGCTTGCTTAATGAAAACTATCTAGCCATGGGAGATGGAGGCTGTAGGGTGTGCAGAAGTCCAGCCTACTGAAGCAAAGGGTGATCTGTTCAAACAGGGCAATAATCCTTAGTGATAAAGGCCCATACAGTAACTTCAGATGTGAATATAGCCTGAATTAAAAATAGGGACCTAAGATGTAGATAGGTTAAGCAGTATAAAACAGGACTCTCtgattgcatttttaaataaatccttCCTAACAGCTGCTTACCTTAGGAACACTGCTCTGTCAGTACTTACTTCCAGAGCAAGGACAATTGCTGCAATTTCTGGGTTTAAAGAAACATGGGGTTTAGAAATTGATCTCAGTAGATAGCTCTAGTTTGTATCCAGACCAGGCGAACATATACTTTGTTTTAGAATATAGTTGTCAAGTTGTGACTTGCAAGACGCTTAATTTAGTCCATGCCTTTTGACATACTTTACAGTCTGAATATTTATAGTACTTATGATCAAAATTTGAGAAGATTTTTCAATtcacagggaaagcaaagaaCTCTGTCCTTTTCTCCTACTTGCTAGCTGAGCTAGCATGTCAAAAGTTGAAAAGGGAATGTAGAAGGTAAAGTGAGCTCAATTGGCACTTCTACTCCCACATTGTACTTGTAAGCCTAATATGTTGTTTAGAGATTAACTTTATATGCCTAGAAGCATGAAAAGAGTTCCTGAAGACCCGGGAACTTACGTTTTTTAGCTGCTTTTATCCAGTTCTAATCCCATTTTTAGTAACTTGagagagaaattaatattttctgcaggTGAGAACCTgtatgttaaatattttaaaggactTTCTACCAGAGACACTGACAAAGAGTAGATGTTCTGTGTAATGGTGAACTTGGTTTAAAAAACAATAGCTGAAATCAGAGGAGAATAATCCAGTACTTAACTTCTGGGAATCTCGTTCATGCATTTTGGGGAACTAGCTGTATTCACTGTTGAGCAGAGTATTCTTACCATCAAGACAAGAGTGTTTATTTATAAAGCCTGACGTTAGtcttaaatgcaattttattatTGGTCGCAAGTACAGTCAACAATATTTTACCTGGGAAAGAGAGCTTGAATACTTTCAAACATTTAGCAATAAGATACCATAACAAAATATTGTTCTAAACTTTATCATGTGTAAATTATGAACTAACTTGCATAATGTGAAAGTACACAACTAACTTATCAAGTACTATTGTGTGATAGCCAGTACTGGCTGGCAGCAATATAATGACCCAAGTCATGGACTTGCCTAgtgcatgaaaatatttctggaattaAACCTGTTTTGAGCAGCCAAAAGTATTCCCTAGTGATAGCTTAAGCATAACATGCTGCAAATGATATTGTACAGGAGTATCTACTCAAATAGTGACCAGATCCTGAATTAGGTGGCCTACtagataaaaaccaaaacaacaaaaagtaaAAGGCGGTCGCTGAGAATGACTACTGCATCTGCCATCAGGAAAGCTGGAGGTAAGTGTAGCCCCAAGTGAACATCAGCTTCCTGGAGTGCTTTTCAAGAGGCTTCTTTAAAAGTATACAAAGACTGTTAGTGAATTTGCAGTCTGTCAACAGTAGACATTATTCTGTGACTTCTGGTTGTGCATGGTAATTACAGGCTCATGCTCTTCTTTCAGGAGGTCATAACTCCTAGAAACAATTTTGTAGTGTTCAGCCAGGATTTCATTCGGAGAGGATACTCTCAGTGTGTACTTCTAAAATAATGTGTGAGTTGGATTGCAAAAGTGGGATAACACTGCACCACAAGAATGAATAGAAGTAATGCAGGCTCTCACACAAGGTAGTATAAGGACTTGTAGCAGGGTGCCTGTGTATTTAACATGGTCTTGTGCAGAATTATAACCTTGCTCCCATGTGATGTCCCTTTCAAGGGTGTTAGGTTTGGGTGCTGCCTCCTAGCCTTGTTCAGCAAAGCTCTTCCTAGTCATGCTCTGCTTGGTTTAACTCTGTAGTCAAACAGTCTCATCTCCTCAGCACTGAATGTTGTAATGCATCTCAGCCTTGTTGTGTAGCTTCTCTGTAGTTACCCAAAATTGGCAGGTTGTGCTTTCAAATCTTCAACAGTCCTGAATGGATTCACTGTAAGACTTAcaggttttgcttttgaagatTCTGGAGGCCATGTTGTATCAGGGAGTAGAAAAGTTCGGGAAATTTGGTTAATGTCCTGTCCTGATATCTGAAACATTCCCTTGAATGCTGTAAGAGAAACTTGTATGGAATAAGAAtttcttcccccttcccatCTCCAATTTTGTATATAATGGGAATCTAGCTCCTGAGACAATAAGAatagcagctgcttctgcagccttAGAAACATCCCAAGTGGCCAGCAGATCAGATATTCTGCTTGGTGATACAATGACAGAATACCAGTAATTGGGATACCATATAAATGAGGCTCATAGCTGTACAGTTCGAGGCACAGCTTATTCATGTAGCTTAGAGCCTTATCTCTGTTTCTGTATCTTGAATGTTTCTCAGTACTACTGTTGTTGCTTAAATGGAACTACTGTGTAACTTAACAGCTTGGTTCTTTCTTCTGCTTATCAAAATTTCTAATCTGTCTAATCAATAGCTTGTGTTCTTGTTTTCAGACAAATCTACCtatcttcaaactgaaagaatcTACAGTCAGAAGAAGATATAGTGACTTTGAATGGCTAAGGAATGAActagaaagagaaagcaaggtGAGTAAAGTGAAAAGTAAACACAACTCTTCATAGACATGCAAAGAGTCATGatgctgaaatgttttcattgtgTTATAAACCAAATGTATCAGTCTTACCAAGCCTCAGTGCTGCAATGCCATaggctttttgttttaatggttTTGAGTTAATTCAGAGATACACTACTTGATTTCAGCTTACCTGTGTGGGCAGGTACTGTTCTTCTCTGCTCATGTTTTATTACTCCACCAGGAATGTGACTGGTGAGTTGGGTCTTCTAGGAGGAAGAGGTGGATGTACTTGCTTACAGGCTGCACTTAAGGACACTTGTGTAAATCTTTCAGGTTGTGGTACCACCTCTACCAGGAAAAGCTCTTCTCCGCCAGCTCCCCTTCCGAGGAGATGATGGTATATTTGATGATTCCTTCATAGAGGAAAGGAAGCAGGCTCTTGAACAATTCATAAACAAGTAAGTGTTGGATCTGGTTATTTAGAGACAAacctggagctcagccctgaaaaactgaatttaagcTACTAATCCTCCTAAGGATGGTAACTCCACTAGGCtcagaatattaattttcaCATAATCTTGCAGTAGGACATACTAACATTACTCATTCCATGTTTAGTTTGGGTATTTTAGTGCTTACCTGAACAGCTGAAATGACTGGTAGTGTTGTTGTTAATTTATGCAAATTGCTACTAAAATTATAGTGTTCAAACTAATTCTACTTTATAATTTCTGGAAAGATATCTTCCAACTGGGTGAACACAGTAGAGCTTACAGTGGACTTACAGCAGTTTACTTTGATTGCAGATGTGAGGTATTATCAGTTTGTGTGATGATGCATATTTTCTCTAATCATCTTGAGAATCTTTCTGAAGATTCTGAAGTAAAAACACTACTCAAGGTATGCACACATAATTTGAAATAGTCACTGTGGATTTTGTCCCTGCCTTTCAAAGGGTGAGCAGCAATTATAGTAACAAAGTCTTATGATTCTTTTTCCACCATCTGACACTACTAACCACTATCTGTACACTGACCTGAGTAGCTGGTTTAATCTCTTTACCAGTGAAGATCCAAACAGTGGGTAGGGAGTGTTGTCAATTAACCAGCTCTTCTGGTTAATGCTGTTCAGACCAACTGGATTTGGGACTGCTCCCTCAGGGAGTTCAAGCCTGTCAGTTTCCCTGGCATTCTAATCTTGTTCAAATAGTAATGCTATTTAACAGGAACAGAAGATGCCTGTGAGTTATGCCAGAACTTATGAAAATGTACTTGTCAGTTACTGTAAGTTCAGGCATGTGTCTTGGAGGTGCAAGTGACTGGTTCACTAAAACTGTCTGTCCTGTACAAGTAAGTGTGATTATATGAAATCTATGAAAGTTTTCTTCACATAGTTGCTTCTTAACTCATTTTAGAATGGTTCTGAACTGGTAAAGTGCTTCAGACTCctctttttgctgtttaaagACAAGTGGAGTGAACTTCCAAGGCATCCAGTAGTAAGATGGAATATGTTTGGGTTTGCTGTAAAATCAAGGCAGTCATGGCTGTAAAGTACAGCCTTTTTTCCATGCAGACTTGGAACTCTATcttaaatggagaaaaagtgCGCTTACTGAAAGTTGTGTATGCTGAGTCTAGCAATATGCATGGAAGAGGACTATTGGTGTTCTGAAGCAGCTGATGTGAAACATCATCTTACCCTGTCTCTCTGAAAAACTCTGTATAGCTGACAGAAATGGAATGGCCAGTTTATCAGTATCCATTTTTCAGTCTTGCTGCAAGTAATAAATTGATTTTGTGGAAGTGTAAAACTtgttgattattttttcctcctttgaaaCATAAACAGAGATTAATGTAGATATTGATATCATGGCAGAGTTGAGTACATCTGGAATAAAGCTTTCCAGGCACAAATCATAGCAATTTAACTCATCAATGTATTCTAATGGCATGACCATTAGAATAATCATTAGGTAAATATTACTAAAGTTTTGAACCATGTGGAAGCTTTAAGGCTTCTGCCACGTACTCTGGGCACTAGTGAATTTATACCTGAAGGTCCTTTGCATAGTACATTCACATTATTGCATAATCAAAGTTGATATTTGCTTCTGGAACTAAAGAGTCCCTCAGCTGATACcactggaacaaaaaaaaaatattggtgCGCCGATGCTAGTTCTTAATATTCAGGAGTGTGAGATGGATTTTATTGAGAAGCTTTTTCCCTCTAGATGTAAAATCTGAAACACAACAGTGCAGCTTGAGTCAGTTCTCTTGGGCTAGGTTGCTGGCACCGCCATCAGTACTACATACAGTGACATTCACAAGGGTCAGTCTCAACCTGACTTTGAAATAGATGAAAATTCTTGAAGTAGCAGCTGCTATGTGGAAGGGTCACCTTGGTGAAAAATACTGAGGGAAAGCCAATGTAGAGTAAGGTTTTCCTGTGAAACCAAGAGCTGAATCAGAGATCAAATCTAGTCTTGAATTCAGCCACCAATTTTCAAGCCTtcctgaaaggaagaaggaatttGCTGCTGCCTCATCCTCTTCTGTATATCTTTTCCTTGAAGTTTAACATCAGTAACTTCATTCTGATGGGATAAGAAACTCAAACTAGTTACCCTAGACTGTCATCCTTATGAACTAGTGCTTGAGACTGCTGGCCTTTCTAGAACCTGGCAAGATGGAAAAGTTTTTATAACTGCTCTTGAAAAAATCTGTCAATACTGAATAGGAAAGCTCAGCTTCCTCATTATAGGTTGCCCTCAATGACAAGTGAGTAGTGACAAGTGAGCGTGTTCTGTGGTGAAGTAAACACTAATAGATAAATGTGGAGAAGATGCACAGAAGTGCTTATAAGTGGTGCTGAGCCACTGGAACTGAATATGTTTTACATGTGTTCAGCCAGATGGATAGAAATGTTCCGACACATATGGAGGCCACAAGGCTTACAGAAGCTGCCCTTGGGACCGTGGGGGACTTTTCTCTCCTAAGAAAGAATTCTGTCTTGATTGACCTACTGGATGtagtttttttccaaaccaaactTCATTAGGTATTCATGTCCATAAATTATGAACTTTCAGCTATCTGATTCTTTTGGATTTTTACCTGCATGgtaaaaatggtattttaagGGTTGAAGTGCAGTACCTTATGGTTTTCTTCCAAGTCTGTGAGTGTCTCCTAATTCAATTTCAGCTCCTTTACTGTTAAAAGGATGGTTTTTCAGCTTAAATTAAATCTACAGTAGAGATGCTGGTGTCCCCTAGAACAGGCAAGCTCTGTCTCCTGTATTTGCAAGCTGCCACATGTGCAATGAGCAGAAGGGCCAGTAGCCCCTGGCACCCTGTGGAGTGCTGCCCATCCAGGCCAGGACATTGGTTAGGGTCCAGTCTCTGTCTGGAGCAGTGCCTGAGCCTTTGGAAAACCTTCACACCCCCTGCTGGAGCCATGTTTCAGCTCTGCTGCGAcgagctgctgctcagtgacaCTGAAAATGGAGGGGATAAGTGGCCTTTAAAAGGGTGTCCCATGGCAAAGGTGTTAaggcctttttaaaaaaaatcctcttgcCTTTCTTAGCTCTAGATTTCCTAATGCTAGAATAAGCACTTACTTGGATAGTCCCATCAATTGCAGGTGACAGATGATGTAACGTGCTTCCAAGGGATCAGAGGTAGCTCAGGGTTCCTGTGGACTAACTTCATCTGGGGAAGCGCGATAAATCTTGCTACTAGAGAGCATTCTAGTTGCCAACAGTGAAGTGAAAGTTGGATCTGTGCCCAAGTGCAGAACAATTGGTACAAACCTTGATCTGCAGGATAGCTGCACATAGGCTCAATTGGGTCATACTaattcttggttttttttctctccagggTTGCAGGCCACCCTCTGGCACAGAACGAGCGTTGTCTTCACATGTTCTTACAAGATGAAGTAATAGATAAAAACTACACACCATCCAAAATAAGGCATActtgaattttaaaagcatcttcTCAAATATTAGTGGTTCTTATGCTTGGTTTTAAGAGGTTGTAGTTTGTCTTAGCATGCTGAGGATGAACAGGCACGAAGTCTCCACTAACACCAGTACACTGCTTGGTCTTTGCATATGCTTTATAACATTTAAGAACTCACTTGTCTTCTAGCTAAATCCCTCTGAATCCTTGATTTAAGAGTATTATACTATGAAACCATCCACCTCTTGCAATGTCTCACAAACCTTTCCACTATTATTTGCAATGACTTAACAATGTTTACTGACTTGGCCTTACTTGAACTTTCACAACTGTAGTGTCACATGTTCACTTGTATTTGACTAAACTGCTATGCTGTTTCTGAGGTAGTCACCTGTCTGAATGTCTGTAGAAAGACTGCTTTATTTCTGATATCCTGTATGAGAAACACTTATGCAATTGTCTTCAAGCTTGTaa is from Serinus canaria isolate serCan28SL12 chromosome 3, serCan2020, whole genome shotgun sequence and encodes:
- the SNX3 gene encoding LOW QUALITY PROTEIN: sorting nexin-3 (The sequence of the model RefSeq protein was modified relative to this genomic sequence to represent the inferred CDS: inserted 2 bases in 1 codon), which produces MAETIADTRRLISKPQNLNDAYGPPSNFLEIDVGNPQTVGVGRGRFTTYEIRVKTNLPIFKLKESTVRRRYSDFEWLRNELERESKVVVPPLPGKALLRQLPFRGDDGIFDDSFIEERKQALEQFINKVAGHPLAQNERCLHMFLQDEVIDKXTTHHPK